The Novosphingobium kaempferiae genome includes a window with the following:
- the metK gene encoding methionine adenosyltransferase, whose product MRSNYVFTSESVSEGHPDKVSDQISDAIVDLFLSKDPEARVACETLTTTQLVVLAGEIRCKGVYENGEWAEGALQEIEDTVRAVVKKIGYAQDGFHWEQLEFINRLHGQSAHIAQGVDAAGNKDEGAGDQGIMFGFACDETPDLMPATLDYSHKILHRLAEDRHSGAAPFLEPDAKSQVTLRFENGVPVAATAVVVSTQHAPGYDTGDKEAELKGYVKAVVTELLPEGFVTVETVFHINPTGSFEIGGPDGDAGLTGRKIIVDTYGGASPHGGGAFSGKDPTKVDRSAAYVTRYLAKNVVAAGLAKRCTIQVSYAIGVSAPLSLYVDTHGTGTVEDAVLEAAIAKVSADKLGGLTPRGIRVGLGLNKPIYGPTAAYGHFGRQPEGDLFPWERTDLVDALKAALA is encoded by the coding sequence ATGCGCAGCAACTACGTCTTCACGTCCGAGAGCGTTTCCGAGGGGCATCCGGACAAGGTTTCCGACCAGATTTCCGACGCCATCGTCGATCTCTTCCTGTCGAAGGATCCCGAGGCGCGCGTCGCCTGCGAAACGCTTACCACGACCCAACTCGTTGTCCTCGCCGGTGAAATCCGCTGCAAGGGCGTCTACGAGAACGGCGAGTGGGCCGAGGGCGCACTGCAGGAGATCGAGGACACCGTCCGCGCCGTCGTCAAGAAGATCGGCTATGCGCAGGACGGCTTCCACTGGGAGCAGCTCGAATTCATCAACCGTCTCCACGGCCAGTCCGCGCACATCGCGCAGGGCGTCGACGCGGCAGGCAACAAGGATGAAGGCGCGGGCGACCAGGGCATCATGTTCGGCTTCGCCTGCGACGAGACGCCGGACCTGATGCCGGCGACGCTCGACTACAGCCACAAGATCCTGCACCGCCTGGCCGAAGACCGTCACTCGGGCGCGGCACCGTTCCTCGAACCCGACGCCAAGAGCCAGGTCACGTTGCGCTTCGAGAACGGCGTGCCGGTCGCCGCGACCGCCGTCGTCGTCTCGACCCAGCACGCGCCGGGCTACGACACCGGCGACAAGGAAGCCGAACTCAAGGGCTACGTGAAGGCGGTCGTTACCGAGCTTCTTCCCGAAGGCTTCGTCACCGTCGAGACGGTGTTCCACATCAACCCGACCGGCTCGTTCGAGATCGGTGGCCCTGACGGTGACGCGGGCCTCACCGGCCGCAAGATCATCGTCGACACCTACGGCGGCGCTTCGCCCCACGGCGGCGGCGCATTCTCGGGCAAGGATCCGACGAAGGTGGACCGTTCGGCCGCCTACGTGACCCGCTACCTCGCCAAGAACGTCGTCGCGGCGGGCCTCGCCAAGCGCTGCACGATCCAGGTGTCCTACGCGATCGGCGTGTCCGCGCCGCTCTCGCTCTACGTCGACACCCATGGCACCGGCACCGTCGAGGACGCCGTTCTCGAAGCCGCGATCGCCAAGGTTTCGGCCGACAAGCTCGGTGGCCTGACCCCGCGCGGCATCCGCGTCGGCCTTGGCCTCAACAAGCCGATCTACGGCCCGACCGCTGCCTATGGTCACTTCGGTCGCCAGCCCGAGGGCGACCTGTTCCCGTGGGAGCGCACCGATCTCGTCGACGCGCTGAAGGCCGCGCTGGCCTGA
- a CDS encoding peptidylprolyl isomerase: MRKFLSGLALSILAIPSLAAENRLATPNDIVEAAPATDWKAIAPADLMVMDLAPDVKGKPRRVVIQLIPAPFSQGWTQNIRKLVAARWFDGIAVVRVQDNYVVQWGDPDGETPGKAKPLPGGLTKVPESEYITAKAALKANGGSDAYAGRTGFEAGWPVAGDEKAAWPTHCYGMVGVGRNLSPDTGTGAELYTVIGQAPRQLDRNIAVVGRIISGMELLSSLPRGTGPLGFYETPQERTPIVSVRMGNEVPGLPAYEYLSTESTSFAAYLDKRANRKDDFYIQPAGGVDICNASVPIRVAKK; encoded by the coding sequence ATGCGCAAATTCTTGTCGGGCCTCGCCCTTTCCATCCTCGCCATTCCCTCGCTGGCTGCCGAGAACAGGCTCGCCACCCCCAACGACATCGTCGAGGCTGCCCCGGCGACGGACTGGAAGGCGATCGCGCCTGCCGACCTCATGGTCATGGACCTTGCCCCGGATGTGAAGGGCAAGCCGCGCCGGGTGGTGATCCAGCTGATTCCCGCGCCGTTCTCGCAAGGGTGGACGCAGAACATCCGCAAGCTCGTCGCCGCGCGCTGGTTCGACGGGATCGCGGTGGTGCGGGTTCAGGACAACTACGTCGTGCAATGGGGCGATCCCGACGGCGAGACGCCGGGCAAGGCGAAGCCGCTGCCGGGGGGGCTCACCAAGGTGCCCGAGAGCGAATACATCACGGCGAAGGCGGCACTGAAAGCCAATGGCGGAAGCGATGCCTATGCCGGGCGGACAGGCTTCGAGGCGGGGTGGCCCGTGGCGGGAGACGAAAAGGCAGCGTGGCCGACGCACTGCTACGGCATGGTCGGCGTCGGCCGCAACCTGTCGCCCGATACCGGCACCGGGGCGGAACTCTATACCGTGATCGGGCAGGCGCCGCGCCAGCTCGACCGCAACATCGCGGTGGTCGGGCGGATCATCTCCGGGATGGAGCTGCTCTCCTCGCTCCCGCGCGGGACGGGGCCGCTGGGCTTCTACGAGACGCCGCAGGAGCGCACGCCGATCGTTTCGGTGCGCATGGGCAACGAAGTGCCCGGCCTGCCTGCCTACGAATACCTCTCCACCGAAAGCACCAGCTTCGCCGCCTACCTCGACAAGCGCGCGAACCGGAAGGACGACTTCTACATCCAGCCGGCGGGCGGCGTGGACATCTGCAACGCGTCGGTGCCGATCCGGGTCGCGAAGAAGTGA
- the lnt gene encoding apolipoprotein N-acyltransferase, giving the protein MQSDRRASPFLKALLLAVPPRPAPRAVAAIAAGALGACGFQPLALWPLTLIAVVWLLELLARARAGRQVFLLGWCFGLGHFTLGNNWIATAFTYQAQMPHWLGMIAVFLLALYLALFPAAATLAAWLVARPDRNEGLRGFAALAFAFAAAWIVTEWMRGWLFTGFAWNPLGVALLGGFESRGLALLAPWIGTYGLSGALAFLAAMPGLAARTGRLRALAGIAVVALAGGLAFAMHLPGPRAQEGAVRYTLVQPDIRQEFIDDPRNFERNFQRLARLSLPRDPGDRRVVFWPESGLGDFLRDGYPPFLYRIYTYAGDPVIARRRLGRVVGPYGLLMTGAVDLVIEDGDEKAARNSVTAIDGNGSILAGYSKAHLVPYGEYLPLRWLLEPLGASRLVAGQLDFEPGPGARTIDFGAYGKAGVQICYEIVFSGEVTDPAHRPDYIFNPSNDGWFGAWGPPQHLAQARLRAIEEGLPVLRSTTTGISAVVDADGIVRAFVPWHRAGRLDGLIPPAHEPTAFARFGNVLPLALAVLLMAIALCVVALGRRRG; this is encoded by the coding sequence ATGCAGTCCGACCGGCGCGCTTCGCCCTTCCTCAAAGCCCTTTTGTTGGCCGTGCCCCCGCGGCCTGCCCCGCGTGCCGTCGCGGCGATCGCCGCCGGCGCGCTGGGAGCGTGCGGTTTCCAGCCGCTCGCACTCTGGCCTCTCACCCTGATCGCAGTCGTCTGGCTGCTGGAGCTGTTGGCGCGCGCGCGGGCCGGTCGGCAGGTCTTCCTGCTCGGCTGGTGCTTCGGGCTCGGCCACTTCACGCTCGGCAACAACTGGATCGCAACCGCATTCACCTATCAGGCGCAGATGCCGCACTGGCTCGGCATGATCGCGGTCTTCCTGCTGGCGCTCTACCTCGCACTGTTCCCGGCCGCCGCTACACTTGCCGCATGGCTGGTGGCGCGGCCCGACCGTAACGAAGGGCTGCGCGGCTTCGCGGCGCTGGCATTCGCCTTCGCCGCCGCGTGGATCGTCACCGAATGGATGCGCGGCTGGCTCTTCACCGGCTTCGCGTGGAACCCGCTGGGCGTCGCGTTGCTAGGCGGCTTCGAAAGCCGGGGCCTCGCCCTGCTGGCGCCGTGGATCGGGACTTACGGCCTCTCGGGCGCGCTGGCATTCCTGGCCGCGATGCCCGGTCTGGCAGCGAGGACTGGCCGCCTTCGTGCGCTTGCGGGCATCGCGGTCGTCGCGCTGGCGGGTGGTCTCGCCTTCGCCATGCACCTGCCCGGACCACGGGCGCAGGAAGGCGCCGTCCGCTACACGTTGGTCCAGCCGGACATCCGGCAGGAATTCATCGACGACCCGCGCAATTTCGAGCGCAACTTCCAGCGCCTCGCCCGCCTTTCCCTACCGCGCGATCCGGGCGACCGGCGCGTGGTGTTCTGGCCCGAATCGGGCCTTGGCGACTTCCTGCGCGACGGGTATCCGCCGTTCCTCTATCGCATCTATACCTACGCCGGAGACCCGGTGATCGCTCGTCGCCGTCTCGGCCGGGTGGTCGGCCCCTATGGCCTGCTGATGACCGGCGCGGTCGATCTGGTCATCGAGGATGGCGACGAGAAGGCGGCGCGCAACTCCGTGACCGCCATCGACGGCAACGGTTCGATCCTTGCGGGCTATTCCAAGGCGCACCTCGTCCCTTATGGCGAGTACTTGCCGCTGCGCTGGCTGCTGGAGCCGCTTGGCGCCAGTCGCCTTGTCGCGGGGCAGCTCGATTTCGAACCGGGGCCGGGCGCGCGCACGATAGACTTCGGAGCCTACGGCAAGGCGGGCGTCCAGATCTGCTACGAGATCGTGTTCAGCGGCGAGGTGACCGATCCCGCCCATCGGCCCGACTATATCTTCAACCCCTCCAACGACGGCTGGTTCGGCGCCTGGGGCCCGCCCCAGCATCTCGCGCAGGCGCGCCTTCGTGCGATCGAGGAGGGGCTTCCGGTCCTGCGCTCGACCACCACCGGCATCAGCGCGGTCGTCGATGCCGACGGCATCGTGCGCGCCTTCGTGCCATGGCACCGCGCCGGACGGCTCGACGGACTGATCCCGCCTGCGCACGAACCCACCGCCTTCGCCCGCTTCGGCAACGTCCTGCCGCTGGCGCTTGCCGTCCTGCTGATGGCGATTGCGCTTTGCGTGGTTGCACTCGGTCGCCGTCGGGGCTAG
- the pepF gene encoding oligoendopeptidase F: MIETDRRGIIGLAAALPFASPLLASAVHAADVATSGPGASGAALWDLTELYPSLDAWDVARKDVVAALPRLAAGKDTFGQSAEAMLAALEDISAVSMKLARVYLYASLRADEDVRVSANQERDAQVTDLFSSFGEATAWTAPETLKLGAEKVEGFIAANKALSARFAYPLRKTLREAAHTLDAKGEQLLAAASSPLSGPGAIRQQLFSSDIPWPEVTLSDGSKRTLDAQGYSLARDAANRDDRKAVFDGFFGQMGKFESSLGAAMSAKLKGDVFEARARSYKSCLSMALSPNAVPEGVYRTLLAEVNAGLPQLHRSFQLRRKILKLPDIHYYDIYPPLVSLERKFTLTDMRNVTLKALEPLGPDYVKRLGMATAAKWMDPWPRPGKRPGAYMNGAAYEVHPYLLLNLGENYEGLSTYAHEWGHAMHSLLANSSQPYELADYPIFTAEIASTCNEVLLTEYMLRQAKTKEEKIYYLGMRLENMRGTFFRQAMFAEFELKMHEMAEAGEGLSGESLTRVYGELLKRYHGPNFVIDVPYAIEWAYIPHFYSTFYVYQYATSISAGTWFAHSILNGGKAERERYLDVLRAGGSADPVDILKKAGLDMTAPDPYRQLVADFKATIDEIETLMG, encoded by the coding sequence ATGATCGAAACCGACCGTCGCGGCATCATCGGCCTTGCCGCCGCGCTTCCCTTCGCCTCGCCGCTGCTGGCGAGCGCCGTCCATGCCGCCGATGTCGCCACTTCCGGCCCCGGCGCCTCGGGCGCCGCGCTCTGGGATCTCACCGAGCTTTACCCCAGTCTCGATGCCTGGGACGTCGCGCGCAAGGACGTGGTCGCCGCGCTGCCGCGTCTCGCCGCGGGCAAGGACACCTTCGGCCAGAGCGCCGAGGCCATGCTCGCCGCACTGGAGGACATCTCCGCCGTCTCGATGAAGCTGGCGCGCGTCTACCTCTATGCCTCGCTTCGCGCCGACGAGGACGTGCGCGTTTCCGCCAACCAGGAGCGCGATGCGCAAGTGACGGACCTGTTCTCCTCCTTCGGCGAGGCGACGGCGTGGACCGCGCCCGAGACGCTGAAGCTCGGCGCGGAGAAGGTCGAGGGCTTCATCGCGGCGAACAAGGCCCTGTCCGCCCGTTTCGCCTATCCGCTGCGCAAGACGCTGCGCGAGGCGGCGCACACGCTCGATGCCAAGGGCGAGCAGCTGCTTGCGGCAGCGTCCTCTCCGCTGTCGGGGCCGGGGGCGATCCGCCAGCAGCTGTTCAGCTCGGACATCCCGTGGCCCGAGGTCACGCTGTCGGACGGCAGCAAGCGCACGCTCGACGCGCAGGGCTATTCGCTGGCGCGCGACGCGGCGAACCGGGATGATCGCAAGGCGGTGTTCGATGGCTTCTTCGGCCAGATGGGCAAGTTCGAAAGCTCGCTCGGCGCGGCGATGTCGGCCAAGCTCAAGGGCGACGTGTTCGAGGCGCGGGCGCGCAGCTACAAGAGCTGCCTGTCGATGGCGCTCTCGCCCAATGCCGTGCCCGAGGGCGTCTATCGCACGCTGCTGGCCGAAGTGAACGCGGGCCTGCCACAGCTTCACCGCTCGTTCCAGCTGCGGCGCAAGATCCTCAAGCTGCCGGACATCCACTATTACGACATCTACCCGCCGCTGGTCAGCCTGGAGCGCAAGTTCACGCTGACCGACATGCGCAACGTGACGCTCAAGGCGCTGGAGCCGCTCGGCCCCGACTACGTGAAGCGGCTCGGCATGGCGACGGCGGCGAAGTGGATGGACCCCTGGCCGCGTCCGGGCAAGCGCCCCGGCGCCTACATGAACGGCGCCGCCTACGAGGTGCATCCGTACCTGCTGCTGAACCTCGGCGAGAACTACGAGGGGCTGTCCACTTATGCGCACGAGTGGGGCCACGCCATGCACTCGCTGCTGGCCAATTCCTCGCAGCCCTACGAACTGGCCGATTACCCGATCTTCACCGCAGAGATCGCCTCCACCTGCAACGAGGTGCTGCTGACCGAGTACATGCTCAGGCAGGCGAAGACCAAGGAAGAGAAGATCTACTACCTCGGCATGCGGTTGGAGAACATGCGCGGCACGTTCTTCCGGCAGGCCATGTTCGCTGAGTTCGAGCTGAAGATGCACGAGATGGCGGAGGCCGGGGAGGGCCTGTCGGGCGAAAGCCTGACGCGCGTCTACGGCGAGCTGCTCAAGCGCTACCACGGGCCGAACTTCGTGATCGACGTGCCCTATGCGATCGAGTGGGCCTATATCCCGCACTTCTACAGCACGTTCTACGTCTACCAGTACGCCACCTCGATCTCGGCGGGGACGTGGTTCGCGCACTCGATCCTGAACGGCGGCAAGGCGGAGCGGGAACGCTATCTGGATGTGCTGCGCGCGGGCGGTTCGGCCGATCCGGTGGACATCCTGAAGAAGGCGGGCCTCGATATGACCGCGCCCGATCCGTATCGCCAGCTGGTGGCGGACTTCAAGGCGACCATCGACGAGATCGAGACGCTGATGGGGTGA
- a CDS encoding DUF1905 domain-containing protein yields the protein MSAETFAEHLTHTGRLWRWTGGANNGTWHFLTIDGPAGEALSGTAVMRRLEGTSRGFGSLKVKARIGDTGFATSVFPSSSDGGWLLPVKASVRRAEDLAEGDEVEVSLAY from the coding sequence GTGAGCGCAGAAACCTTTGCAGAACATCTCACGCATACCGGTCGCCTCTGGCGCTGGACGGGCGGCGCCAACAACGGCACCTGGCACTTCCTGACGATCGACGGCCCGGCGGGCGAAGCGCTGTCCGGCACCGCCGTGATGCGCCGCCTGGAGGGCACTTCGCGCGGGTTCGGCTCGCTCAAGGTCAAGGCGCGGATCGGCGATACCGGCTTTGCGACCTCGGTGTTTCCGAGCAGTTCGGACGGCGGCTGGCTGCTGCCGGTCAAGGCCTCGGTGCGGCGCGCGGAAGACCTTGCCGAAGGGGACGAGGTGGAGGTTTCGCTGGCGTACTGA